A single region of the Bacteroides luhongzhouii genome encodes:
- a CDS encoding carboxypeptidase-like regulatory domain-containing protein, with the protein MKKHLLFFLFLVLGSMLYAQGMKTVTGVVVDEYGEPMPGVSVVVKGTTNGTVTDLDGKFTITVPIGSILVFSFVGYQTMEVKVGANTGSIRVEMKPNYQNLDNTLD; encoded by the coding sequence ATGAAAAAGCACTTGTTATTTTTTTTATTTTTAGTTCTTGGAAGTATGCTTTATGCACAAGGAATGAAAACTGTCACTGGAGTTGTTGTTGACGAATATGGAGAACCAATGCCTGGTGTTAGTGTGGTTGTTAAAGGAACAACTAATGGAACTGTAACAGATCTTGATGGAAAATTTACTATCACAGTACCTATTGGAAGTATATTAGTTTTTTCATTTGTAGGTTATCAAACAATGGAAGTCAAAGTTGGCGCAAATACAGGTAGCATTAGAGTGGAAATGAAGCCTAATTATCAAAATCTAGACAACACATTGGATTAA